AAGTTTGAAGAACACACGAAGAACCGGGAAGGAATAGTGAAATCATGGAAGAGTGGTTCTTTACCTGGAGTGAGCGAGTGGGAATCATACGACGAACTGATAGAACGCCTGACCCCTGACGCAGTTGTTTACCAGGAGTGCCACAGGGTGAAGGAGAGGTTGGAATGGTTTATGCGTCACAACACATCCTACAAGCAGTGCCACATCACCATGGTAAGGTTTAGATGGCGCGTCACGGAAAAGATAGATATTATGCTTTTACTGATGTACATTTAGTGTTATGGGAATATCATTATGATATATTACACCACCAACCACTGTTCATACCTTGAGATTCGAAGTGTTCGAATGTTTCCCATataatatgaaaaatgaaatgttcGCATACAGTCAAGGGGACAATCGAACCCCAGTCGTAACATCTAAGAGCCAAGACTTTAGCAAGGTAAACACCCATCTCTTGCATCCAATGAACAGTTATGTGtttagaattttaaaaaaagtttAAGACGCTGTTTGTAATTTTGAGCgatgtgaatgagtgattagtTTTGTTCCGCTTTTATCCCACAGGTTTAAAaacttaaaattattgtccagGAAGTATATATGTCTTCTCAAATATCAATGCACTTTGAATCTTACACcgttttattttgatttttccAGGCAGGATCAATAGCGAAAGAAACTCCATTAAGAAAGGCAGATGTCGACCTGATTCTCTTCATGGATAAGTTTACAACAATTGAGAAATTCATAGACACCAAAAAGGAGATCATAGAACGCTTCCAACGTCATGTCGAAAATAGAGACATGAACTGGGCCCATGGGCTGAGATTTCAAAGACGCACACCTTACTCGATTCAGTTTGAGCTGAGTGTTAGCGGCAGCAGCACGTTGATGGATGTGGATCTGCTACCTGCCGTGCATCTGTTGCAGAGTAACTGCACCTTTTCTGAGAGGGGTACACGCTTGACTTTTCTGAAATTATCTATTAACGAACAGGAATTGAGCACTGTCTTTCACCATACATAAGTCTCTTTTTTTCATACATGATACGTGGACGATATTGACGGGGAATAAAGCTGGattattgcagagtgcggctcATTCACTTTCATGATTGGCAAAGCATGGTGATTTCTGAaagtcgccatatagctgaaataattTTGAGTGCGCCATAGAACgaaactcattcacacactctctcacgaCTGGCAAAGCATGCTGATTTCTGAAAGTTGCcgtacaactggaatattaagaatgaagattttatggatatcaacttctttatatgagaacctGATGAATGattaagcattaactccgaaacgttgtgttctcatataaaaaagctgatatccataaaatcttcactcttatgtatttcacttctaaatgcccttcaaagaactggaatattgttgagtgagcCATAGAACGagactcattcacccactcccTCATGACTGGCAACGCGTACTGATTTCTGAAAGTCATGGACAGAATATGGGTATCATAAAGTCATTATTTTATGATTCGTGTGTGTAGGTGTCCCTGTTAATGTTCACAATGGCTGTATAAATTACAGTATTTTACTGACTGGTTGACTGGTTGACAAGAGGAATGAGATGCTGGATGCCAAACGTAGCACGATATCCCCCGAACAGTCCCTGATTGTAACACGTGGCAAGGAGGAAATTGTAAGTTAACATGGTTTTTTTTGCAGATGCATTGTACACAGAAATGAAGTGCATGCCAGAGATGGAGAGGAAACATTGTGTGCCGTGCCTGTCGGAGCTGCAGGTCCAGTTTGTGAAGAAGGTCCCAGACAGGCTGAAGCAAGTCATCAGGATAGTTAAGAACTGGATCAAAACCATCCGCGAGGTATGTCCTTTTGGGTATATGTTTTGTAAGCTATGAATAATGAATTATTGACTATTAACAACTAGCAAATAAACCCACAAAAGacaaacaatgacaacaaaactaACATCATTAAACATGAAGGATATGAATGTGGCAAATACAAGCTCCAGCAACAGTGTGTTgcaatagaccgatccagtccgGGCCGATAAGCCCCGCCCACGTCGTTTTTGACGTCAAGGGGGACAACCACTGACTAATCACAATAGCGTCACCGCCGGCGAAACGTTCCTTATTGAGAACGGCGTTGATGAATTCTGCTCTTGGTAAGTtggtatttgttgttatttaaaGTTCTtcgtattttatttttatataacTTAGTTGACAGATTGTAACTGGCGACTTACAAGCTGGAGGAGGAATCGTCTCGGCCAGCTGCTGCATGAGAGTGGGAAGCGTATTTTCTCTCGAACCATACAATCTATCTCACAATTCATGTCCGTCTATAATACTAACAGAGAAAAGGTAGCTGAATTATGTTGTTCCTCTTAAATACCTATAGTAATTTTACAAAAGCCGTGAACACAACCGCTTGTTCACTTTGTGGGTCTGTTCGATatctataaatagataaataaataaatagataaaaacatattttccgtCCACTACTTCGTGcattttatttgtgtgtgtgtgtgtgtgtgtgtgtgtgtgtgtgtgtgtgtgtgtgtgttatgttttTTAAACAGGATTACAAAACAAGCCcagttcgtttcagtagtccgtacgtttcactatccgtacgtttttgatgaaaaacagaagtgtcagGATTAATGCAGCCTAACTGTATTATAACCTATATTTGATCTTATTTTGGAAGAGGTAATTGGACTTGTATATAGTATGTTTCCATGGATGTACCTGGACATACCCTGAATATTCAGTACCTAATCTGCAACAATTCTCAGTACATTCTTTCTCGTCAAAATCAGTACACGATCCCAAAATAACACAATGACTATAAATATGGAAATGAGTTTGTTTAATCATCCTTTCCAGTTTATTTTTCTATGTGTACTTTGTTGTGGAATTCTAATTTACAAACATTCACAATTTTTAACTTCATGAACTGCCAGCATTTATGTACAGGTATTTCACACCACCATACCACAAAACAGATCCAAGATACAGCCTGCACCTGTACACTGACCCATCCTCCAGAAACAGGAAACCTGTGATGCAAACTCTTTGAACAGAGGATGCACAGTTATCCAACCAATAAATACCTTTGAAGTACAATAAATGAAGTAAACTTCTCTTTCTTCAGAGATATTCAACTGCTAATTACTAATGAACCTAAGCTGCAAAGAACATTTACTAAGTTCAAAGCATTTCGTCAATAAAATTACATATGGACTTTGTTGCGTCTTAACAATGGTAATCTTTGTTTTATTAGATTTGAGACCATATCCTTAAAGGACACAACATTAATTCTGATCTAATTCCTTTTCTGACATACCTACTAGTTTCATCAAAAATACattaaagttgtttcaaaatgtgctaAAAGTCATAACAAAAGTTTAGGAAACACCCATGAAAATGCCCTAAAGCTTTCACCTCCTGCAAACCTGTGTGCAATTCAATATTGCGGTCATTTTCCAATTAATAATCCACAAACCTTAAACAATTTGTccaaaaagaaacattttgacaAACACTACTTTGACACAGTCTTCAAACTTTGGTCACCTCCTCAATAGGTGATGATTTCTACATCAAACATGGGTTAGATATATGTTTCAATTTTCATTCCAGTGATATGAATAGTCAGCTGAGAattttgtaaatgattatattccAAGAAATCTCTGGATTTTGAAATAACTATTTAATGTGTTGCGAGTAATGTTCATTTTCGGAATGGCTTttagtaaatattttttttagaaaaagaaATATCTTAAAGTAAGAAAGCAGGAGCCAAGAAACTAAGTCAGTACCAAGTGCTTGTTCTGCCATGATATGTATACAGTTTTTGAATGCCTAGCTCTGCTTTAAAACCACATGAATCTATTACGTCAGTCACATaagtataattatttataattgatTAGTTTCATTACCTTTCTACGTTTACCAAAGGGCACAAGATTCTAAAAACATACTGTGCTACTACTTACAATGGTTTACTTCCATACGTGTTAAAATATGTTGCAACAAAAgttcaaaacaaataatgttcTCTCAGTTaggaaatacaattttattttattccgTCCAATTTTCCAGAAAGACATTATTCTTCTCGGATAGTTTTCGTCTCGTTTCACAGTTCCGTTCAACAGAGTCCCATGTCTTCAAAGAAATTCCGAAATGTTTAAGTCATGGTTTCATAGAcagttgtttgaaataattttgatattttggatgTTCTGTGATAGGCACGTGATAGCAGACACTGTCCGTTGGAATAAAAAGGTGTTGTTACACTTCAAATATTTTGCACTAAATTACAGATACTATACTGCACAGTAGGCCTTCAGTTTGTGCTTTTAAAACTTGAAAACATTCTAAATACGTGACAAATGTAAGTATATCTACGAGCAGGCAACAATATCCATGACGTTATTCCTTAATGTAACACGTTTTCCTATTTTGGTAGACACTAACCGAAATCAGATTTGTTCACCTTGCGTCACGGCTTTGCCGCCCGTCTTATTTTAGCTTTATAGTCTACCAACTCAATGCAGTATTGAATAAAAGCATGCGCAAGCAGATGTTGGTTTCATGTAGGATGGTGTCGACATTTAACTGATCGTGAGGCCTATCACATTTCTTGATCCACCTCAGTTTGTTTTGTCTTGGTTTTGTTGAACACATCAATTTGCAGCAATATAAAATAGatctgagtaagtgagttcagttttaagccgcactcagcaatattccagctatatggcggcggtctgtaaatactcgagtctggaccaggtaatccagtgatcaacaacatgaacattgatctgcgcaactggaaaccgatgacatgtgtcaaccaagtcagtgaccctgacaacctgatcctgCTAGTcgccgatgatatgtgtcaacctcttacgacaagcacagtcgccctttatgggaagggggggggggggttgctgaaggcttattctgcAGAAAATAGATGTAGCGCGCCCCGACTGTTGATTGGAAATTGGCGCATGCGTCAGTTTTAATCGacagactggatcggtctattggtgctgtttttattgaaatgatATCAAATATTTACCGCTAGTCATATACCCATCTATTGTGATAAATAAGGGGTACCATGGTTACAGTCATCTTGAAGAGTTAATCAAGTAAATCCTAATGTCGAGTTAGTCAAATGTCAgtcatatatactacccatcaaaagtttagactctcatctcgtgcatgtgaacagctgcgttttggtgtgaGGTTTTGTTAAAAGTTCGTCAATTTGCTGAACCCATGACCATAATCATTTCATcgatacaaatttgttttacaaaacacCACTTCATGTGTAAAACAGTGTGgaagattttcaaaatctaGTTCAGAACATTTCTCTGAAGAAAGTGGCTAGATTTaaactagtgagtctaaacttttgattggTAAAATGTTTGGGTTAAAGGTGTTGATggtttgtgtttgtatgtaggAAGAGAGATGCAGAACAGTCCGGTGCTACTTCTGTGAGTTAGTGGTCATTGACTATTGGCTGAGGGACGGCTCTCCTCACCACAAGATCGATATTGAAGACTACGTCAAACAAGTCTTATACCAGCTTTGTTTCTGCCAGAGTCTTCGAATTGTTTGGCCTGATGAGTACGACTTCCTCAAATATAGAAATGAAGAGTAAGTATGGATGCTAAAAATACCAGATTCGATGGAATATGTGTTGACAGGAAGACAATATTACAATAGAATCACTTCCTGTGTTTGTGcttaaataaaatgaaatgataacTCTATATAATATTAGGTCAACACTGAGAGTGATTGACGTCAGTGTGGACAGGAAAACGCTAAACCATTAACTAAATACGTTTGACGTGGTCTACCTGTAATTACAACAGTATTGATTACTTCCTAAACTATTCCCTTACTATTCACAATAATGTCTGGGCGGACCTTCACCTCTGCATTCATCTGTATGAacacattataaatacataaactaCACTTTAGTGTGAGCATGTGGAACTACTGGgctttatacatgtatttcagacAGAGTATAAATGCCTTATGATAAACATTTTTGTATCTGTATTGCAGGGACAGGCCAATAGTACTAGATCCAGCAAATCCCTATGTGAACGTTGCTCCCAACATGAAAGATGCgtcacgagtgagtgagcgcGCTATGGAGATGTTTCACAGATATGGCACTGTCAAACATAGTCACTTGATTCCTAACCACTATACATTCCAAAATATGGCTCTTACTGAGAGTCCTGCTGCCACCTTGCAAAGACCTGCTGACACCAGAATAGACATTGGTGATTCTGGGTTAAATGGGGTTTGTGCAGGTGATGTAGCGTTGCCATCGCTGACAATCCCTATAAGATCGAGCAAACCTACCTCGCAAGAAGCAGGTCGATGCTCCTGGAGGTGTAAGTGTGTGGCTGTGCTGATGCTGGTAACAGTTGCAGTAGTTTTGGGACTCATAATATGGGGCATAAACCTCTGAATTCCATCGGTCAAATACgaaatataaattataatatttgAACTGATACTGACTGTTCCGTCTGAGGATTAGAGCCACACGTCCGGACGTGTATAGGACCATGATGTTGATTCTGAACCGGAGTTGTTACTCAAGCAAACGTTACCTTTTTCCATGGTGATGCCGATACGTCCTACGCCATTCCGGGTACAACATTTAATGCTTTGTGTCGTCAGATGTCACATATCGCTCTTTTGATCGCAAGAACAATCATTCATATCAGTACTTGGTAATGGATGGTCAAGTTTTGATGAGTTTCCACTTCTTTGCTATGAGGACCACAACTTTTCGGAATACAgttgaagctgtcaaaaccggtatTTGTACAATCTGGCACGTTGTTAACACCGatataaaatctcagtcccgtccatGACTTGTACATTTGTTATCAGGTCTGCAATCCGGCtcgttgtctaaactggattattgttTCAGTTCCGAtgagcttccactgtatatgctTTTGACTTGTGTTCCTCATAAATAAAAACGAAACTCACATCCACAAAAAAACTCTCTTCctcatgtgtatcacttctaaatgccttacGATGACAAGTTCATACTTACAATGAAATATCCTTAACCAGCATCATATGGGGCCAAAATCATAAGAGATAACACAGTATTTATGTCAATAAACATTGGTGTCATCTTCCTGCTGGTATGTCATTTTTACTCCAACGTAACTACGGGCAAGTTGAAGATGAACTTCAGTTCTCTGGGTTGTTTTTGAAATCCACGGACATGGTTTGAGTGTTGATAAGTAGCCTATGATTTCACCTT
Above is a genomic segment from Haliotis asinina isolate JCU_RB_2024 chromosome 7, JCU_Hal_asi_v2, whole genome shotgun sequence containing:
- the LOC137290717 gene encoding 2'-5'-oligoadenylate synthase 1-like gives rise to the protein MTRVNNKNKGLYRCKGCSKEFQNDFALFQHLTARQKRCLNTACFYCEYDENSPVRLSNHIKERHSVFECTFCKERFFLRTKFEEHTKNREGIVKSWKSGSLPGVSEWESYDELIERLTPDAVVYQECHRVKERLEWFMRHNTSYKQCHITMAGSIAKETPLRKADVDLILFMDKFTTIEKFIDTKKEIIERFQRHVENRDMNWAHGLRFQRRTPYSIQFELSVSGSSTLMDVDLLPAVHLLQSNCTFSERDALYTEMKCMPEMERKHCVPCLSELQVQFVKKVPDRLKQVIRIVKNWIKTIREEERCRTVRCYFCELVVIDYWLRDGSPHHKIDIEDYVKQVLYQLCFCQSLRIVWPDEYDFLKYRNEEDRPIVLDPANPYVNVAPNMKDASRVSERAMEMFHRYGTVKHSHLIPNHYTFQNMALTESPAATLQRPADTRIDIGDSGLNGVCAGDVALPSLTIPIRSSKPTSQEAGRCSWRCKCVAVLMLVTVAVVLGLIIWGINL